A window of Solea solea chromosome 18, fSolSol10.1, whole genome shotgun sequence contains these coding sequences:
- the letm1 gene encoding mitochondrial proton/calcium exchanger protein isoform X2 → MASILFTRSVAPLMKTSRTLKNEFRKGKLQDGACFSCTALRLSSHRPASLTSVSIFTPTLPVSGQSWDSQRLLCAFSLRASTSLHPAITTGTQWTTVPQQYIASVRWIHTSGRRWDDSKVEKSLRSIKDKKKLEEGGPVYSPTVDAQPVRRTVRQWVVDEVKHYYHGFKLLWFDTTISARMLWNVLHGHVLSRRERRQFLRTCADVFRLVPFLVFIIVPFMEFLLPVALKLFPNMLPSTFETQSKKEERLKKELRVKLEMAKFLQDTIEEIALRNKAAKSDVAEEFSTFFQMIRNSGERPSNEQILKFSKLFEDDLTLDNLTRPQLVALCRLLELQSIGTNNFLRFQLIMKLRTIRADDKLIAEEGVDSLNVNEVQAACRVRGMRSLGVTEERLREQLSQWLDLHLNQQIPTSLLLLSRAMYLPDTLSPADQLKTTLQTLPEMVTKEAQLNLAEMELSKVDNKTKLETTLQEEAAIRQDNKEREMERLADAAEKVAKGEMELEAERMKHNKTKVAADSETLKDTAPVLEGTKFEHWQTFLRFQGEEITKEEIDMLSDACSKLKEQKKLLTLEKEELEDLKDDVQEYNEDLEEIKKELSQSGQETVKESKASQRLSKRVNRMIGRMDKIIVELEKDKETLDGQTASGTCPPLGLFFTKHSDVTSLFYTFRENLISIDELINIMRQIQNIPEDKLQRIAEALDDNKDGKIDIDDVIKVVELIDKEDIDISTSQVSDIMVMLQKEEMLMEKEKAKEKAEKEQAANS, encoded by the exons ATGGCGTCAATCCTCTTTACCAGGTCCGTGGCACCTTTAATGAAAACCTCCCGGACACTAAAGAATGAATTCCGTAAAG GGAAATTACAAGATGGTGCCTGTTTCAGCTGCACAGCTCTCAGACTCTCCAGTCACAG ACCTGCGAGTTTGACTTCAGTTTCCATATTCACTCCTACCCTCCCTGTGTCGGGCCAGAGTTGGGACTCGCAGCGGCTCTTATGCGCTTTCAGCCTCAGAGCCTCCACTTCACTGCACCCTGCGATCACAACAGGTACCCAGTGGACGACAGTGCCGCAGCAGTACATCGCCAGTGTCCGGTGGATACACACATCGGGGAGGAGATGGGACGATTCGAAGGTGGAGAAGTCGCTGCGGTCCATAAAGGACAAGAAGAAGCTGGAGGAAGGAGGCCCCGTATACAGTCCCACGGTAGACGCACAACCTGTGAGGAGGACAGTCAGACAGTGGGTCGTGGATGAAGTCAAACATTACTACCACGGCTTCAAGCTGCTGTGGTTTGATACCACAATTTCTGCGCGAATGCTGTGGAACGTCCTGCATGGACATGTCCTGTCCCGACGGGAGAGGAGACAA TTTCTCAGAACGTGCGCGGACGTCTTCCGACTCGTCCCCTTCCTCGTCTTCATCATCGTCCCCTTCATGGAGTTCCTGCTCCCCGTGGCTCTGAAGCTCTTCCCCAACATGCTGCCGTCCACCTTCGAGACACAGTCAAAGAAG gaggAGAGGTTGAAAAAGGAGCTGAGGGTCAAACTGGAGATGGCCAAGTTCTTGCAGGACACCATCGAGGAGATCGCCCTGAGGAACAAAGCTGCCAAAAGCGACGTGGCCGAGGAGTTCTCCACCTTCTTCCAAATG ATCCGGAACTCCGGAGAACGTCCCAGTAACGAGCAGATCTTGAAATTCTCCAAACTCTTCGAGGACGACCTGACTCTAGACAATCTGACACGACCTCAGCTGGTGGCTCTATGTCGCCTCCTGGAGCTCCAGTCCATCGGGACCAACAACTTCCTGCGCTTCCAGCTCATCATGAAGCTGAGGACCATCCGAGCTGACGACAAG CTGATTGCAGAGGAAGGAGTGGACAGTCTGAACGTGAATGAGGTGCAGGCAGCCTGTCGTGTCAGAGGGATGAGGTCACTCGGAGTCACAGAAGAACGACTGAGAGAGCAACTCAGCCAG TGGTTGGACCTGCACCTGAACCAGCAGATCCccacctctctgctgctgctgtctcggGCCATGTACCTACCCGACACCCTGTCTCCTGCCGACCAGCTGAAGACCACACTGCAGACGCTGCCTGAGATGGTG ACAAAGGAGGCTCAGTTGAATTTGGCAGAGATGGAGCTCTCCAAAGTGGACAACAAGACCAAACTGGAGACGACGCTGCAGGAGGAGGCGGCCATTCGCCAGGACAACAAAGAGCGTGAGATGGAGAGACTGGCTGATGCTGCAGAGAAGGTCGCAAAG GGTGAGATGGAGCTGGAAGCAGAGAGGATGAAGCACAATAAGACGAAGGTGGCTGCTGATTCAGAGACGCTGAAGGACACAGCTCCTGTCTTAGAGGGAACCAAG TTTGAACATTGGCAGACTTTCCTGCGCTTCCAG GGAGAGGAGATCACCAAGGAAGAGATCGACATGCTGAGTGACGCCTGCTCAAAGCTGAAGGAGCAGAAGAAGCTGTTGACTCTGGAGaaagaggagctggaggatCTGAAGGACGACGTCCAAGAGTACAACGAG GATCTGGAGGAAATAAAGAAGGAGCTGTCTCAGAGCGGCCAGGAGACGGTGAAGGAGTCGAAAGCGAGTCAGCGCCTGTCCAAGAGGGTCAACCGCATGATTGGTCGCATGGACAAGATCATCGTGGAGCTGGAGAAGGACAAGGAGACCCTGGACGGACAGACGGCCAGTGGGACATGCCCACCCCTTGG ATTATTCTTTACTAAACATAGTGATGTCACAAG TCTGTTCTATACCTTCAGGGAGAACCTCATCAGTATCGACGAGCTGATCAACATCATGCGGCAGATCCAGAACATTCCCGAGGACAAGCTGCAGCGCATCGCCGAGGCCCTCGACGACAACAAGGACGGGAAGATCGACATCGACGACGTCATCAAA GTGGTGGAGCTGATCGACAAGGAGGACATCGACATCTCCACCTCTCAGGTGTCTGACATCATGGTGATGCTGCAGAAGGAGGAGATGCTGATGGAGAAGGAAAAGGCCAAAGAGAAGGCAGAGAAGGAGCAGGCGGCCAACAGCTAA
- the letm1 gene encoding mitochondrial proton/calcium exchanger protein isoform X1: protein MASILFTRSVAPLMKTSRTLKNEFRKGKLQDGACFSCTALRLSSHRPASLTSVSIFTPTLPVSGQSWDSQRLLCAFSLRASTSLHPAITTGTQWTTVPQQYIASVRWIHTSGRRWDDSKVEKSLRSIKDKKKLEEGGPVYSPTVDAQPVRRTVRQWVVDEVKHYYHGFKLLWFDTTISARMLWNVLHGHVLSRRERRQFLRTCADVFRLVPFLVFIIVPFMEFLLPVALKLFPNMLPSTFETQSKKEERLKKELRVKLEMAKFLQDTIEEIALRNKAAKSDVAEEFSTFFQMIRNSGERPSNEQILKFSKLFEDDLTLDNLTRPQLVALCRLLELQSIGTNNFLRFQLIMKLRTIRADDKLIAEEGVDSLNVNEVQAACRVRGMRSLGVTEERLREQLSQWLDLHLNQQIPTSLLLLSRAMYLPDTLSPADQLKTTLQTLPEMVTKEAQLNLAEMELSKVDNKTKLETTLQEEAAIRQDNKEREMERLADAAEKVAKQGEMELEAERMKHNKTKVAADSETLKDTAPVLEGTKFEHWQTFLRFQGEEITKEEIDMLSDACSKLKEQKKLLTLEKEELEDLKDDVQEYNEDLEEIKKELSQSGQETVKESKASQRLSKRVNRMIGRMDKIIVELEKDKETLDGQTASGTCPPLGLFFTKHSDVTSLFYTFRENLISIDELINIMRQIQNIPEDKLQRIAEALDDNKDGKIDIDDVIKVVELIDKEDIDISTSQVSDIMVMLQKEEMLMEKEKAKEKAEKEQAANS, encoded by the exons ATGGCGTCAATCCTCTTTACCAGGTCCGTGGCACCTTTAATGAAAACCTCCCGGACACTAAAGAATGAATTCCGTAAAG GGAAATTACAAGATGGTGCCTGTTTCAGCTGCACAGCTCTCAGACTCTCCAGTCACAG ACCTGCGAGTTTGACTTCAGTTTCCATATTCACTCCTACCCTCCCTGTGTCGGGCCAGAGTTGGGACTCGCAGCGGCTCTTATGCGCTTTCAGCCTCAGAGCCTCCACTTCACTGCACCCTGCGATCACAACAGGTACCCAGTGGACGACAGTGCCGCAGCAGTACATCGCCAGTGTCCGGTGGATACACACATCGGGGAGGAGATGGGACGATTCGAAGGTGGAGAAGTCGCTGCGGTCCATAAAGGACAAGAAGAAGCTGGAGGAAGGAGGCCCCGTATACAGTCCCACGGTAGACGCACAACCTGTGAGGAGGACAGTCAGACAGTGGGTCGTGGATGAAGTCAAACATTACTACCACGGCTTCAAGCTGCTGTGGTTTGATACCACAATTTCTGCGCGAATGCTGTGGAACGTCCTGCATGGACATGTCCTGTCCCGACGGGAGAGGAGACAA TTTCTCAGAACGTGCGCGGACGTCTTCCGACTCGTCCCCTTCCTCGTCTTCATCATCGTCCCCTTCATGGAGTTCCTGCTCCCCGTGGCTCTGAAGCTCTTCCCCAACATGCTGCCGTCCACCTTCGAGACACAGTCAAAGAAG gaggAGAGGTTGAAAAAGGAGCTGAGGGTCAAACTGGAGATGGCCAAGTTCTTGCAGGACACCATCGAGGAGATCGCCCTGAGGAACAAAGCTGCCAAAAGCGACGTGGCCGAGGAGTTCTCCACCTTCTTCCAAATG ATCCGGAACTCCGGAGAACGTCCCAGTAACGAGCAGATCTTGAAATTCTCCAAACTCTTCGAGGACGACCTGACTCTAGACAATCTGACACGACCTCAGCTGGTGGCTCTATGTCGCCTCCTGGAGCTCCAGTCCATCGGGACCAACAACTTCCTGCGCTTCCAGCTCATCATGAAGCTGAGGACCATCCGAGCTGACGACAAG CTGATTGCAGAGGAAGGAGTGGACAGTCTGAACGTGAATGAGGTGCAGGCAGCCTGTCGTGTCAGAGGGATGAGGTCACTCGGAGTCACAGAAGAACGACTGAGAGAGCAACTCAGCCAG TGGTTGGACCTGCACCTGAACCAGCAGATCCccacctctctgctgctgctgtctcggGCCATGTACCTACCCGACACCCTGTCTCCTGCCGACCAGCTGAAGACCACACTGCAGACGCTGCCTGAGATGGTG ACAAAGGAGGCTCAGTTGAATTTGGCAGAGATGGAGCTCTCCAAAGTGGACAACAAGACCAAACTGGAGACGACGCTGCAGGAGGAGGCGGCCATTCGCCAGGACAACAAAGAGCGTGAGATGGAGAGACTGGCTGATGCTGCAGAGAAGGTCGCAAAG CAGGGTGAGATGGAGCTGGAAGCAGAGAGGATGAAGCACAATAAGACGAAGGTGGCTGCTGATTCAGAGACGCTGAAGGACACAGCTCCTGTCTTAGAGGGAACCAAG TTTGAACATTGGCAGACTTTCCTGCGCTTCCAG GGAGAGGAGATCACCAAGGAAGAGATCGACATGCTGAGTGACGCCTGCTCAAAGCTGAAGGAGCAGAAGAAGCTGTTGACTCTGGAGaaagaggagctggaggatCTGAAGGACGACGTCCAAGAGTACAACGAG GATCTGGAGGAAATAAAGAAGGAGCTGTCTCAGAGCGGCCAGGAGACGGTGAAGGAGTCGAAAGCGAGTCAGCGCCTGTCCAAGAGGGTCAACCGCATGATTGGTCGCATGGACAAGATCATCGTGGAGCTGGAGAAGGACAAGGAGACCCTGGACGGACAGACGGCCAGTGGGACATGCCCACCCCTTGG ATTATTCTTTACTAAACATAGTGATGTCACAAG TCTGTTCTATACCTTCAGGGAGAACCTCATCAGTATCGACGAGCTGATCAACATCATGCGGCAGATCCAGAACATTCCCGAGGACAAGCTGCAGCGCATCGCCGAGGCCCTCGACGACAACAAGGACGGGAAGATCGACATCGACGACGTCATCAAA GTGGTGGAGCTGATCGACAAGGAGGACATCGACATCTCCACCTCTCAGGTGTCTGACATCATGGTGATGCTGCAGAAGGAGGAGATGCTGATGGAGAAGGAAAAGGCCAAAGAGAAGGCAGAGAAGGAGCAGGCGGCCAACAGCTAA